From Verrucomicrobiia bacterium, one genomic window encodes:
- a CDS encoding DUF192 domain-containing protein → MVLVNATKKTVVSDNCHFANTVLKRMVGLLNRGHLDKGEGLLIDRCHGIHTFAMRFPIDVLFLDKDFCVIRAVKALPPYRMCAVKKSVYVLEVPVGALDTSRTGEGDQIQIRTANSDTLTSGRVAGTEKMPTSS, encoded by the coding sequence ATGGTTTTGGTTAACGCCACGAAGAAAACAGTCGTCTCCGACAATTGCCATTTCGCCAATACCGTCCTGAAGCGCATGGTCGGGTTGCTGAACCGGGGGCACCTCGACAAGGGCGAAGGCCTGCTCATTGATCGCTGCCATGGCATTCACACGTTCGCGATGCGTTTTCCCATCGACGTGCTGTTTCTCGATAAGGACTTCTGCGTCATCCGCGCCGTGAAGGCCCTGCCCCCATATCGTATGTGTGCCGTCAAGAAGTCTGTTTACGTCCTGGAAGTTCCCGTCGGGGCGCTCGATACCTCGCGCACGGGGGAAGGCGACCAGATTCAGATTCGCACCGCCAACAGCGACACTTTGACCAGCGGGCGCGTTGCCGGGACGGAAAAGATGCCGACCAGCTCCTAG
- a CDS encoding gamma carbonic anhydrase family protein, translating into MGNVLEYLGKKPQLGAGVFIADSARVIGDTQIGEQSSIWFGSVLRGDINRVVIGHHTNIQDNSVCHVADDHACVVGSYVTVGHRAILHGCTVHDEVLIGMGAVLMNGVVVGEQSIIGAAALLTEGLQVPPGSLVYGAPARVVSALSATERVKIKGWAEKYCRVAGNYLIPRADRRA; encoded by the coding sequence ATGGGAAATGTCCTTGAATACCTAGGCAAAAAGCCGCAACTCGGCGCGGGCGTGTTCATCGCCGACAGCGCGCGAGTGATTGGCGACACACAGATCGGGGAACAGTCGAGCATCTGGTTCGGCAGCGTCCTGCGTGGCGACATCAACCGGGTCGTCATCGGCCATCACACGAACATCCAGGACAACAGCGTGTGCCACGTCGCGGACGACCATGCGTGCGTCGTGGGCAGTTATGTGACCGTGGGGCACCGCGCGATCTTGCACGGGTGCACGGTGCACGACGAGGTGCTGATTGGCATGGGGGCGGTGCTGATGAATGGTGTGGTGGTTGGCGAACAGAGTATCATCGGTGCGGCAGCCTTGTTGACCGAAGGATTGCAAGTACCGCCGGGTTCGCTGGTTTACGGAGCGCCCGCCAGGGTGGTCAGCGCCCTCAGCGCGACGGAACGCGTGAAGATCAAGGGTTGGGCCGAAAAGTATTGCCGGGTGGCAGGGAATTACCTGATCCCGAGAGCCGACCGACGGGCCTAG
- a CDS encoding N-acetylmuramoyl-L-alanine amidase has protein sequence MGRTRLLALFIASLGSTAALAADWSVLERYQQTISRAEFDTLLTKVYCPSGALTNYLGFGTNSVTIFSATEKSNALFTLRFAAASPSVPLLRFKRIALDPGHIGGAWARMEERFFERGKDRPVQEAELNLMVARLLKTRLEAAGAQVFLTKDNFEPVTDKRPEDFQAQAEQEIKASMRFDTFPPLEREAAFADAVRKRAELLFYRSSEIAARANLLNEKIKPDLTICLHVNAIEWDECQDLVDDNRLVVFVNGNYLASELKDDDQKLRLLEKLLERSHSTELATAGAIATALARATKLPPVEYGPNSGSVHVGDNPYVFARNLAANRLVNGPVVFLEPYYQNNRVVYQRVQMGDYEGLRDVNGAPMKSIFREYADAVAEGLSRLIAR, from the coding sequence ATGGGACGAACCCGGCTCCTAGCGCTGTTCATTGCGAGCCTTGGTAGCACGGCGGCTCTGGCGGCTGATTGGTCGGTGTTGGAACGGTACCAGCAGACGATTTCGCGCGCCGAGTTTGACACTCTCCTAACGAAGGTCTATTGCCCATCCGGCGCGCTGACGAATTACCTGGGCTTTGGCACGAACTCGGTCACCATCTTTTCCGCGACGGAAAAGAGCAACGCTCTCTTCACGTTGCGATTCGCCGCCGCATCTCCCAGTGTTCCGCTCCTGCGTTTCAAGCGGATCGCCCTGGATCCCGGCCACATCGGCGGCGCCTGGGCGCGGATGGAGGAACGATTCTTCGAGCGTGGCAAGGACCGTCCGGTGCAGGAGGCCGAACTCAATCTGATGGTCGCCCGCCTGCTCAAGACGCGGCTCGAAGCGGCGGGAGCACAGGTGTTCCTCACCAAGGACAACTTTGAGCCCGTGACTGACAAGCGGCCGGAGGACTTCCAAGCGCAAGCCGAGCAAGAGATCAAAGCGTCCATGCGCTTCGACACCTTCCCGCCGTTGGAACGCGAAGCTGCGTTTGCCGATGCCGTCCGCAAGCGCGCCGAACTGCTCTTTTACCGCAGTTCCGAGATCGCCGCTCGCGCCAATCTGTTGAACGAAAAGATCAAACCAGACCTCACGATCTGCCTCCACGTGAACGCCATCGAGTGGGATGAATGCCAGGATCTGGTGGATGACAACCGCCTGGTGGTCTTCGTCAATGGCAACTACCTCGCATCGGAACTGAAAGACGACGACCAGAAGCTGCGGTTGCTGGAAAAACTCCTGGAACGCTCGCACTCCACGGAATTGGCCACCGCCGGGGCGATTGCCACTGCGCTCGCGCGCGCTACGAAACTTCCTCCTGTGGAATATGGCCCGAACAGTGGCTCGGTTCACGTGGGTGATAACCCGTACGTCTTCGCCCGCAACCTCGCGGCGAATCGGCTCGTCAACGGCCCCGTCGTCTTCCTCGAACCGTACTACCAGAACAATCGTGTTGTCTATCAACGCGTCCAGATGGGCGATTATGAAGGCCTCCGTGACGTGAACGGCGCGCCCATGAAAAGCATCTTTCGCGAATACGCCGACGCGGTGGCGGAGGGATTGAGCCGGTTAATTGCCCGGTAG